The Arachis hypogaea cultivar Tifrunner chromosome 14, arahy.Tifrunner.gnm2.J5K5, whole genome shotgun sequence genome has a segment encoding these proteins:
- the LOC140178812 gene encoding uncharacterized protein → MPLLRKLSLDVCDATEDNFDIPDEPTCGSMWMAATMHAKINRRKLDKLNIIKICQPELSVVYPLRYLSKNVDNPTLKSLYVNGSCGLFGIGSAVCNTLPHRTLRLSRENKGGVILRGALKNR, encoded by the exons ATGCCATTGCTTCGAAAATTGTCACTAGATGTATGTGATGCGACTGAAGATAATTTTGACATTCCTGAT GAACCAACATGTGGATCAATGTGGATGGCTGCTACAATGCACGCGAAAATCAACAGAAGGAAACTAGACAAGCTCAACATCATTAAGATCTG TCAACCGGAGTTGTCCGTAGTGTATCCTCTTAGATACCTATCAAAGAATGTTGACAATCCAACCTTGAAATCGTTGTATGTGAATGGAAGTTGTGGTCTCTTTGGCATTGGCTCTGCTGTttgtaacactctaccacacagaactttacgcttaagtcgtgaAAACAAAGGTGGTGTGATATTACGAGGAGCTTTGAAGAATAGGtaa